One Alicyclobacillus acidoterrestris DNA window includes the following coding sequences:
- a CDS encoding 2-keto-4-pentenoate hydratase, with protein MVDTQIREFADRLYRAEKDLTVIPPLTNEVSDMAMDLAYEIQLLNVEKKRGQGDRVVGHKIGLTSKPMQTMLGVNEPDFGHLFASMHYQSGDVVDYPLIQPRVEPELAFVLQADLDGAQIGVQDVLQATRFVLPAVEIIDSRIADWKIKLADTIADNASSGCFVLSDTVTAIDQANLTTAGAILKKNGEIVETGAGAAVIGNPARAVAWLANKLSSLGTTLKKGDIILSGAVSRAVNVQAGDRVSLSFGPLGRVEFTMQAN; from the coding sequence ATGGTCGACACCCAGATTCGCGAATTTGCCGACAGACTGTACCGGGCCGAAAAAGATTTGACTGTGATTCCGCCACTCACCAACGAAGTGTCCGATATGGCGATGGATTTGGCGTATGAAATTCAATTGTTGAACGTAGAAAAAAAGCGAGGGCAAGGTGATCGCGTCGTCGGCCACAAAATTGGTCTGACGAGCAAGCCGATGCAGACGATGCTGGGCGTCAATGAGCCGGATTTTGGACACTTGTTTGCCTCTATGCACTATCAATCGGGAGATGTGGTCGACTATCCGCTGATTCAGCCGCGTGTAGAACCGGAATTGGCCTTTGTGTTACAGGCCGATCTCGATGGAGCGCAGATCGGCGTTCAGGACGTGTTGCAAGCGACGCGATTTGTGCTTCCAGCCGTGGAGATCATCGATAGCCGCATTGCCGATTGGAAAATTAAGCTTGCGGATACGATTGCCGACAACGCGTCGTCGGGCTGTTTTGTCCTGAGTGACACGGTTACCGCGATCGACCAGGCGAATCTGACGACTGCAGGCGCGATTTTGAAGAAGAACGGCGAAATTGTCGAGACCGGCGCGGGTGCAGCGGTCATCGGCAATCCGGCTCGGGCTGTGGCCTGGCTTGCGAATAAGCTGTCGTCTTTGGGTACGACGTTGAAGAAGGGCGACATTATCCTGTCTGGCGCAGTCAGTCGAGCCGTGAACGTTCAGGCGGGGGACAGGGTGTCGTTGTCATTTGGACCCTTGGGACGCGTGGAATTTACGATGCAGGCCAACTAG
- a CDS encoding acetaldehyde dehydrogenase (acetylating), with protein sequence MQKLTAAIVGSGNIGTDLMIKLQRSEWIEPRWMIGIDPESDGLRRAKRAGLETSWEGLATVLAQGARPDMVFDATSAKAHVRHAKLLREAGIQAIDLTPAARGPYVIAAVNLQEHLGSENVNMVTCGGQATVPIVHAVSRVVGVSYGEIVATISSKSAGPGTRANIDEFTETTSRAIEVIGGARKGKAIIILNPADPPILMRDTIYCMMDEANDEIYERVRASIAEMVKHVQTYVPGYRLNRDPIFKDNLVSVSTEVEGLGDYLPVYAGNLDIMTAAAVKFGEEFAKHKLALKN encoded by the coding sequence ATGCAGAAACTGACTGCGGCGATTGTCGGTTCGGGCAATATTGGAACGGATTTAATGATTAAATTGCAGCGCAGCGAGTGGATTGAACCGCGCTGGATGATTGGGATTGACCCTGAATCAGATGGGTTGCGCCGCGCGAAGCGGGCAGGTTTGGAGACGTCGTGGGAGGGTCTGGCGACTGTGCTTGCACAGGGCGCGCGCCCGGATATGGTGTTCGACGCGACGAGTGCCAAGGCACACGTTCGGCATGCCAAGTTGTTGCGGGAGGCGGGAATTCAGGCGATTGACTTGACGCCTGCCGCGCGTGGCCCGTACGTCATCGCAGCGGTCAATTTACAGGAGCACCTGGGTTCGGAGAATGTCAACATGGTCACTTGTGGCGGTCAGGCGACGGTTCCGATTGTCCACGCGGTGAGCCGGGTCGTCGGCGTGTCTTACGGTGAAATTGTTGCGACCATTTCGAGTAAGAGCGCGGGCCCCGGCACACGTGCCAATATTGACGAGTTTACAGAGACGACTTCCCGGGCGATTGAGGTCATCGGTGGGGCCAGAAAGGGTAAGGCGATTATCATCCTCAATCCAGCCGATCCGCCGATTCTCATGCGCGATACGATTTATTGCATGATGGATGAAGCGAACGATGAAATCTACGAACGCGTCCGGGCGTCGATTGCGGAGATGGTCAAACACGTTCAGACCTATGTTCCTGGTTATCGGTTGAATCGGGATCCGATTTTTAAAGACAATCTCGTGAGTGTCTCCACCGAGGTGGAGGGACTTGGCGATTATTTGCCCGTCTATGCAGGCAATCTCGACATCATGACCGCCGCTGCCGTCAAGTTCGGCGAAGAATTTGCGAAGCACAAGCTGGCGCTGAAGAACTGA
- a CDS encoding aldehyde dehydrogenase, with the protein MERVLHFIDGEFCESADYRTFDNINPATGEKIGVVAEGTKVEIDRAVAAARRAFKTWGKTSAAERSVILHRIADLIEQNLDELALLETTDTGKPLSLSKSLDIPRSAYNFRFFADFVKGMSTEAFEMEGVALNYALRRPVGVAGLISPWNLPLFLLTWKVAPCLAAGDTCVIKPAELTPMTATKLAEICKQAGLPDGVLNVVHGFGPDAAGSALTEHPDVDLISLTGETTTGKAVMKAASSTLKGLSLELGGKNPNIIFADCDLEDALETTIRSSFVNQGEVCLCGSRIYVERPLYDTFVERLVEKTKALVVGDPLDPKTNVGALVAEEHRNRVEGFVQRAIQEGGRVLTGGKRPEHLSKGAFYEPTIIVDVDSSCEITRQEVFGPVVTIQPFDTEEEVIEAANDTSYGLGATIWTSNLKRAHRVAGEIEAGIIWVNTWFLRDLRTPFGGMKQSGIGREGGVHSFEFFSELKNVCIKL; encoded by the coding sequence ATGGAGAGAGTCCTGCACTTTATCGACGGAGAATTTTGTGAATCGGCTGATTATCGCACATTTGACAATATCAATCCCGCAACTGGCGAGAAGATTGGCGTCGTCGCGGAGGGGACAAAAGTAGAAATCGACAGAGCCGTCGCCGCCGCGCGCCGCGCTTTTAAAACGTGGGGGAAGACCTCGGCGGCGGAGCGGTCGGTGATTCTTCACAGAATCGCTGATCTCATCGAGCAGAACCTCGACGAACTGGCCCTGTTGGAGACGACGGATACAGGCAAGCCCTTGTCGTTGTCCAAGAGCCTCGATATTCCGCGCTCTGCCTATAATTTTCGGTTCTTTGCCGACTTCGTAAAGGGGATGAGCACGGAGGCGTTTGAGATGGAAGGCGTCGCATTGAACTACGCGCTGCGCAGACCGGTTGGCGTTGCGGGGCTCATCTCGCCGTGGAATCTACCTTTGTTTTTGCTGACTTGGAAGGTGGCGCCTTGTCTTGCGGCAGGCGATACGTGCGTCATTAAGCCGGCTGAATTGACGCCGATGACGGCCACGAAATTGGCGGAAATTTGTAAACAGGCTGGATTGCCAGACGGCGTTTTGAACGTTGTGCATGGATTTGGGCCGGATGCTGCGGGTTCGGCGTTGACGGAGCACCCGGATGTGGACTTGATTTCACTGACAGGGGAGACCACCACGGGAAAAGCGGTGATGAAGGCCGCTTCGTCTACGTTAAAGGGGCTGTCGTTGGAACTCGGTGGAAAAAATCCGAACATTATCTTCGCCGACTGTGACCTGGAGGACGCGTTGGAGACCACTATCCGCTCCAGCTTCGTCAACCAAGGCGAAGTTTGCCTGTGCGGTTCGCGAATTTACGTGGAACGCCCGCTATACGACACCTTCGTCGAACGCTTGGTGGAAAAGACAAAGGCACTTGTCGTCGGCGATCCGCTAGATCCGAAGACCAACGTCGGCGCGCTGGTCGCGGAAGAACACAGGAATCGGGTCGAGGGGTTCGTGCAGCGCGCGATTCAAGAAGGTGGCCGCGTCCTGACGGGTGGCAAACGGCCGGAACATCTGAGTAAGGGCGCGTTCTATGAGCCGACGATTATCGTCGATGTCGACTCGTCTTGTGAAATTACGCGGCAAGAAGTATTTGGGCCGGTGGTCACGATTCAACCGTTTGACACCGAAGAAGAGGTTATCGAGGCGGCGAACGATACGAGTTACGGTTTAGGGGCGACGATTTGGACGTCGAACTTGAAGCGTGCGCATCGTGTTGCAGGCGAAATTGAGGCGGGAATTATCTGGGTGAACACCTGGTTCTTGCGCGATTTGCGCACGCCATTTGGTGGCATGAAGCAGAGTGGCATCGGTCGCGAGGGCGGTGTGCACAGCTTCGAATTCTTCTCCGAATTGAAAAATGTCTGCATCAAACTGTAA
- a CDS encoding DODA-type extradiol aromatic ring-opening family dioxygenase codes for MSLELAMITPHTPRICHRDRIPEFQKPMVEAMVKCADMIDQANPDVVVLISCHWMSSFFHYVDITPRHQGILTAVECPDLITDVPYDYVGHPELGRQLVQAGKAAGMSVVGIDDPTYIWDYGTVVPLRYLLKRKETPVVDLSVCWAASIEESIEWGRIIGQVFEESPLRVVFLASGALAHNLGRTPELWPNITEQALDREFCNYLVNGDRDSAVSMLPSYVRAAGVESGGRHVAVLLGVLQNKFKGELHGYGPSSGSGNPVLTIRYAG; via the coding sequence ATGAGCCTTGAACTTGCCATGATCACGCCGCACACGCCAAGAATTTGCCATCGCGATAGAATTCCCGAGTTTCAAAAACCGATGGTCGAAGCGATGGTCAAATGTGCGGACATGATTGATCAGGCCAACCCCGACGTCGTTGTTTTGATTTCTTGCCATTGGATGTCTAGCTTCTTCCATTATGTCGACATTACCCCGAGACATCAAGGAATTTTGACCGCCGTTGAGTGTCCCGATTTAATTACGGACGTCCCGTACGACTATGTCGGCCATCCGGAGCTCGGACGTCAGTTGGTTCAAGCTGGAAAGGCGGCGGGCATGTCTGTCGTAGGAATTGATGATCCCACGTATATCTGGGACTACGGGACAGTGGTTCCGCTGCGCTATCTGTTGAAACGCAAGGAGACGCCGGTTGTCGACTTATCCGTTTGCTGGGCTGCCTCGATTGAAGAGTCTATCGAGTGGGGACGCATCATCGGGCAAGTCTTTGAAGAATCGCCGCTGCGCGTCGTGTTTTTGGCGAGTGGCGCGTTGGCGCATAACCTTGGACGCACGCCGGAGTTGTGGCCGAATATCACGGAACAGGCACTCGACCGGGAATTTTGCAATTACCTCGTGAACGGAGACCGGGATTCCGCTGTGTCGATGCTGCCCTCCTACGTCCGTGCGGCGGGCGTTGAGTCCGGAGGACGCCACGTCGCTGTTCTGCTTGGTGTCTTGCAGAACAAGTTTAAAGGGGAATTGCATGGGTATGGTCCTTCATCGGGATCGGGTAATCCGGTGCTGACGATTCGGTACGCGGGTTAA